A window of Streptomyces sp. NBC_01689 genomic DNA:
GCGGGACTTCCGGGCTTCGGCTACCCGCCGGTCAGCGAGACGGTCAAGGTCCGGCCGGACACGGTCACGCCGGCCGACTTCACCCTGCACCCCGCCCAACTCCGTTACGACGTCTCGGCGGTGGCGGCCGACGTGCCGTGGGGCGCCCGGAAGGACGTCACGGTCACGGTCCACAACACCGGGGGCTCACCGGCCACCGTCTCGCTCGGCGAGCAAGGTCTCGGCGGTACCCCGACGGCGTCCGCCGGGGTACCGGCCCGGCACACCAAGGCCGCCCTCACCCCGGACTCGCTGCCGCGCACCGCCGCCGCACCGACCTCCGGGACAGGTACGCCGGCCGCGCAGGAGTGGTCCGCGCTGACCGACCTGCCGACCGGGACCTTCGCCGGACTCGCGGCGGTCGACCACGGCACGCTGTACGCGGGACTGGGTGAGGCACCCGGCGGCCGGTGGAGCGGTGCCTTCTCCGCCTACGACCCGGGCACCGCGACCTGGCGCGCGCTCACCGCGCCGGCCACCAAGAGGCTCGGCCCGGCCTACGGCTTCATCCGCGGCAAGCTGTACGTCACCGGCGGCCGTGACGCCTCCGGCGCCCCCATCGCGGGTGGCGAGGTCTACGACCCCGCCACCGACACGTGGTCGCAGATCGCGGACGCGCCCAAGGCCTACGGCGCCGCGGGCTCGGTGGTGCTCGGTGACCGGCTGTACGTGATCGGCGGCTGCGACCGGATCAACTGCGGCACGGCCGACGTCCAGGTCTACGACCCGGCGACCGACGCCTGGTCGGCGGGCGCGCCCTACCCGGAGCCGATCTCGTACCCGGTGTGCGGTGCCGCGGACGGCGTCGCCTACTGCGCGGGCGGCGCCTACGAACCCGACGGCCACGCACCACGGGCCACCGAGCACACCTACGCCCTGGACCGCGCGAGCGGGACCTGGCACCGGGTGGCCGACGCCCCGGCCGACCTCTGGGGCGCCACGGGGACAGCGGCCGACGGCCGGCTCCTGGTGGCGGGAGGCTTCGAGGTGAGCGCCGGCGCGCTGACCAACGAGGCGCACGCCTACGACCCGTCGACCGACACCTGGTCGTCGCTTCCCAACATGGCCGAACCCCTGCTCGGCGCCCAGTCGGCACCCGGCTGGTTCGCGGTCGGCGGCATGGACGCCTTCAGTGTGCCGCAGCCCGCCGTACGTGAACTGCCGGGCTGGGACCAGGCGCACGGCGACGTACCCTGGCTCGCGGCATCGGCCGGGAAACTCACCGTCAAGGCGCACGGGTCGGCCCGGATACGGCTGACCCTGGACGCCGGGGTGATGACCGCCGCCGACTCCGGCGCGCACCGGGCCGCGCTCGTCGTCGACACGGACACCCCGTACGGTGCGGTGTCGCTTCCGGTGACCATGACGGTGGTACCGCCGGCGGACTGGGGACGGCTGACCGGGACCGTCACGGGGACGACGCCCGCCGGCGAGGCGGAACCGCTCGCCGGGGCCACGGTCGACATCGACGCCCCGGACGCGGCGCTGACGGTGACGACCGCTCAGGAGGGCACGTACTCCGCCTGGTTGCCGGTGAGGAACGGCCCGGTACGGGTGGTCGTCTCCGCCGACGGGCACCGGCCCGCGGCCCGGTCGATCCGGTTGGTGAAGGGGGGAGTGGTCACGTCGGACTTCCGTCTGCCGTCGAGATGAGACGGGTCCGGCCGGGGCACCCGGCCGGACCGTTGCCCGGCGGAGCGCATCGCGCGCCGCCGGGCAACGGGCGTCCCGCGCACCGGGCTCACGAACCGGCGTGACCAGGACCGCCGCTCAACGCCATGGGTCCGGACGGCCGTTGTTCGTGATCCGGCTGCCACCAGCCGCGACTGGCCGCGAGCACTCCCGCCTGGAAACGGCTCGCCGCCCCCAGCCTGCCGAGCAGTGTCTGCACCCGGCGCTGAACCGTGCGATGTCCTATACCCAGTTGGCGGGCGATCGCCTCGTCCGACATCCCCATGGCCAACAGGGAGATGATCCGCCGCTCCTCGTCGCTGACGAACTCGTTCGGACCGACCGACGCCGGCTTCCCCGGCAGATAGGGCTGCGCCTGCTCCCACAGCGACTCGAAGAGAGTGGACAACGCGTCGAGCAGGGCGGAAGGGTGGACCAGAATGCACGCGTCCAGCACCTGAGGCGTGGCGAGCAGCGGGATCAGGGCCGCCTGGTCGTCCGCGATGATCAGCTTCATCGGGGCCTCGGGCAGGAAACGGACCTCTTCGCCCGCCGCGATGTCGTCCTCCACCCGTGCCACGACACCGGGCATGCTGAGCGTGTCACGAGCGTGGATGAAGCGGCTGCGGACACTGCGTCCGGCGACGGCGGTGGCGGAGTTGACACGTTCGCCGTCGCTCGCCTGGGCGTAGGGAGGCGCGTCGATGCCGCGGAGCTCACGCTCGGCCCGTTTGAACAGTTGCTGCCCGCAGCGGGCGACGCCGTCGCGTCCGGTGACCACCTGGATCAGCGACGTCGAGTCCCGGCTGCGACGAGCCTCGCGGTGCCGCTCCGTCAGCCGCTCGCTCAGCGCCCGCACCCGGTGGATGTCGCGTTCGCGCGCGAGCAGGAGGACTTCCAGGGCGTGGTCGGGGGGCAGCGCGGTGTACCAGGGAGGAGTGCCGGGGAGCCGGGATATCAGGCCACCGTCCTCCAGTCGCACCAGGGCCGCGACGGCGACCTCGGGCTCGATGCCGGTTCGGCGGCACAACTCGTCGACGGACAGGGGTGGGTTGTCGACCAGGATGATGTATAACGCCTCAGCAGGCTGGTCCAGCCCGAGAACCTCCAGCATGGTCACCTCCGACCACAACCTAGCCTGCGACACCCTCATGATCACACGGCTGACGATCATTGGCCGTCGTCATTGCCTTGCCTTGAAGATGCGGTGCATCGCAAGGCGGAGGGTCGTCCTCATACCGGGTGTATTCGGGCGATCCGACGACGCGGCGAGGTGCCGCAGCTGTCGTCGTGCGCCCGCCGGGGATTACGGGACAGCCCTCAGGATCCAGCGGCCCCGGCGTCAGCCGGAAACCGTAGCCGCGTCGCGACGGAACAGGGCCGTCCAGAGGAACGCCTCGCCGAACAGGTCCGACTCGGGTGACTCGTCGCGCATGCGGCGCAGTTCGACCTCGGTGAGTTCCGAGAAGATCCGGCGCAACGACTCCGGGGTGTAGGCGAGCCCGCCCTGCAACCGGAGTTCGCGATACAGGTCCGCGTCGGAGAGTTCCGAGCCCATCGCGCCCGCGGCGAAGCAGGTGAGCGCGAGATGGCCGCCCGGGGTCAACAAGCGGTCGAGCAGGGCCAGGTGGCTGACGCGGCGGTGCGGGGGAAGGTGGTGGAAGCACCCCGAGTCCACGACCAGATCGTAGGGACCCGTCAGCTCCGTGCCGACGAGCCGGAACGCGTCACCCTGGACGAAGCGGACGTCGACCCCGGCCTCGTGCGCCCGGTCCCTGGCCCAGGAGAGCACGGTCGGAGAGAGGTCGACGGCATCCACCTCGAACCCCCGGGATGCGAGGAACACGGCATTGCGCCCCGGGCCGCAACCGAGGTCCAGGACCCGCCCCGGGGTGACGACGCCCCGTTCGACGTGGGCGGCCAGGCTCTCGTCGGGTTTGGCCGCGAAGAACGGGACCGGTTTCGACCGGTCGGCGTAGAAGCGGTCCCAGAAGCCCACGCCGTCACCCGTCGCCCACGGGCCGTCCTGTCCGGCGAACAGTCCGTCCAGAAGTGTCAGAACATCCTCGACCGTGCGCACGGTCCGGTCCATTCGGGGCCCCCTTCAGCAGAGTGCGAGCTTAGTGCCGTGTGCATCGAAAGGCCAGGTCAGGGCGGGTGGGCGGATGCCGTGGGGCGTGGCAGGGGCCACGGGAAGGAAGCCCGTGACGGCCACCTCCGCCCCCGGGCCCGTCGGGCGCCGTGACCCCTGCCAGACGCCGGGAAAGGCCTCTCCGCGGCCGGGCCGGGGTGACTGATTCCGAGGGCCCGCCCCTCGGCACGGGGTGACGGGCGAGCGGCCAACGCATTTCGGACGAGTGGGGGCGGGCGAGGCACGGTTCCTCGATCGCTCCCGGACCCGCGGGGGTCCCGATCGGTGACCGGGGCACGGCGGGCCGACCGCCCGCTCACGGCGACCGGTGCGGGGCCGGTCACCGCGGGTGTGTCAGTGGGCCCGCGTCTCTCCATGGAACTCGTGGACCAGTTCGATGGCCCCGACGACATGGGCATTGAAGTCGTGGAGGTCCTCCGCCGGGACCCACAGTTCGAGGATGGTCCGCCCTCCGGCCTGCCGGACGGGGTAGCGGCGCAGGAACTCCGAGTCGACCTCGAAACGGGTGACGAAGCCGGCTCCGTCGTGCCGCACGTTCCAGTCTCTCGCGATCTTGATCGCGTACTCCTCGTTGAGGACCGGGTAGAAGATCGGCTGCTCGGGCAGACGGGGCGGCCACGCGCGCCAGTTCGTCCCGCGGACGAGGTCCAGCTCCAGCGGGCCGGTCGGGCGCCACAGGGTCGTCGTCGGGGGCCGGCTGGTCATGAGGATCGCTCTCTTCAGGGCGGGACGGTCGAAGCGGTCGGTCGGGGAAGCGGACGATACCGGCGGGGCGGCCCCGGCGGCCACGGTGTTTCTCGGCCTCAGTGGTACCGGTGACCAGCGGAACAAACGTGCACCCCTCCGATAACATGTCCGATCTCACGTTGATCGCCGTGATCGTCCGCCCTCGGCAGAAACCTGCCATGCAGCCACGAGGATGGAGTGAGCCATGTGACCGGAAACTAGTAAATCGGCCAAATACGTTGATTTCTATAGCTTCGCGGATGTTCTCGCGAATACAGAGCAGAATTGCGTTCGTCGTGCGGCACAGACCACGGGCGGTGCTGTGGGCCACGGCGGGTGTGGCGACCTTCGGTTTCCTCGTCGCGCTGGAGATCACCGCGCGCTGGTACGGCGTACCGGGACCCCTCACCAACCAGGCGCGCGAAGTGGTGTTCGCTCCCCACTCCGGACCGCTGCTGTACGCCGGTATGGCACTGATGATGGTGGTGCTCACCTGGCGGCAGCGGTTCGTCGCGGCCGGTGCCGCGGTCGCCGTCGATTTCGTCTTCTGGGTGGTGCGATGGGCGATCGACGCACCCATGAACTTCGGCAACGGCGCGTTGTGGGTGATTCTCGGCTGTGCGGTCATCGCCGTCACGCGCCGCACCGGCCGGGACCGTGCGCTGCTGCTGAAGGGTGCCGGGCTGGGCCTGCTGCTCATCGCGGGTCACAAGACCGGTGACACCTGGCTGCTGATCACCTCGAAGACGCGCCCGGCGGTGCTCGACCCCTACTTGGCCACGGCCGACCACGCACTGGGCAACCCCTCGTGGGTGGTGGGCCGGTTGGTGGAGGCCACCGGCCCGATCGGGACCCATGTGCTCGGCGCCGTGTACGGCCAGCTCCCCCTCGCCGCGGCCATCGTCGCGCTCTACCAACTGCGCAACGTGGGCGTCGAGCGGCGCTTCCCGGGCCACCATCTGGTGCGCACCTTCCTCGCCATAGGCCTGCTCGGTCCGGCCATCTACATGATCTTCCCGGTGGTCGGGCCGGTCTTCGCCTACGGCGCCGACGGCGGGCACTGGGCCGTGGCCAACCTGTGGCCGGCCACACCCGTGCCGGTCGATGTCCCGCACCCGATCCCGTTCGACGCGATCACCCCTCGCAACTGCATGCCGAGCCTGCACACCGCGTGGGCCACCACGCTCTTCCTGCACTCCCGCAAGGGCCCCAGGATCCTGCGGTACGCGGGCACGTTCTGGCTGGTCGCCACGGTCTGCGCGACGCTGGGATTCGGCTACCACTACGGAGTGGATCTCGTCGCCGGTGTGGTGTTCGCGCTCACGGTCGAGGTGGCGATGCGCTCGTTCGACCGTGGGTGGGACCGGTCGGGCGCCGGGCTGGTCGCCCACGGTGTGACGGTCTTCGCGGCGCTCCTGGTGTCGTACCGCTGGCTGCCGATGCGGATGGCCGCGCATCCATGGGTGTTCGGGCCCCTGCTCCTGCTGGCCATGGGGTCGGTGATCCACCGCTACCTGCGGACCACCAGGTCCTGGGATCCCGAAGCCGCCGCACCGGCACAGCGCCCGGAACCGCAACTCATGCAGGTGTGACCGCGGGACGCCCCCTCGGACCGGCCGGATGGACGACGACGGCCGCCCCACCTCCGTGCGGCGGCCGTTGCCGGTGGCCCTGCCGCCGGGGCTCAGAGGGGTCCCCAGGCCGAGGCGTGATCGAGGAGCCGGCGGTGGACGATTCGGACCGCCGGCTCGCCGAGGTCGGCGCGGGTCACCAGGTAGAGGGTGTTGAGCGGCGGTACCTGGGTCCGGTGCAGCTGTTCCAAGGACCCCGCGTGCAGGGCCGGTTCGGCGAGGTAGCGGGGGAGGACCGAGACACCCGCGTCGGCGATCACGGCCGCGAGCACGGCGCGCAGATCGGGCACCACGACGGAGACGGGGTTGGGCGGGCGTCGCTGGAACTCGCTGCGCCAGTACCGGCGGATGATCGGCAGTTCGTCGGCGTACGTGACCAGAGGCAGGTGGGCGAGGGCCGCGACGGGGTCCTCGGCGAGTCGCCGCGGGTCGACGGAGCGGGCCGCGGTCGGCGTGCCCACGAGCAGGAACTCCTCGTCCACGAAGGGGACCGCGGCCAGACCGCGCAGTTTCGCGGAGGGGCGGGCGGAGGACACCACCAGGTCCAGCTCGCCGTCGGCGAGGCGCGCGAGGAGCGGCTCGGCGACATCGAGGGTGACGCGCAACCGCAGTCCACGGCGGGTGAGGGGGGCGAGCGTGGGGAGCAGGCGGACCGCCGTGAACTCGCTCGCCGCGCCGACTCGTACGGTGCCCCGGCAGTCCTGTTCGTCGGTGTCCTCGGCCAGCGCGTGCCGCAGGCCGTCCAGATGGGGGCCGATCCGACGGGCGAACTCGTGGGCTCGGTCGGTGGGTTCCGCGCCGTTGCGCGAGCGGGTGAACAGCGTATCGCCCAGTTGGTCCTCCAGCCGGGCGAGCTGTCCGCTGACGGCGGGCTGGGAGATTCCCCGAGCGGTGGCGGCGGCGGTCAGCGAGCCACGGCGGTAGATCTCCAGGAACGTCGTCAGCAGATCAAGGTCCGTCACGCAAGCCACGATACATAAGAGAACTTATGGACCGAGCGTGATCGCAGCAGGCATCTGATGAAAGCTGGAGGCCTCACCCACCGAGGGACGTACACCCAGCCACGTCCCCGCACGAGACAAGGCCCCTTCCCCATGGCGAAGATCCTGATGATCATCTCGGCCTCCGACACCCTGACCCTGGCCGACGGCACCGCACACCCGACGGGCTTCTGGGCCGAGGAGGTCGCCGCCTCGCACCGGGTGCTGACCGAAGCCGGCCATCAGGTGGACATCGCGACCCCCGGCGGCGCCCGCCCGACCGTCGACGCGATCTCCCTGGACGGGCGCGGTGGCGTCGAGCCCGAGGCCGCCGCCGCCTTCCGGACGTACCTGGAGTCGATCGACGCGGTCCTCGCCACCCCGCTCGACCTGGCCACCGTCCGCGCGGCCGACTACGCCGTCCTCTACCTGCCCGGTGGCCACGCCCCGATGGCCGACCTGGCCGCCAGCGCCGAACTCGGCACCCTGCTCGCCGACGCCGACCGCCGCGGCGGGATCATCACCGCTCTGTGCCACGGTGTCGCCGCCCTGCTCAGCGCCGAGCGCCCGGACGGCTCGTTCGTCTTCACCGGCCGCGCCCTCACCGGCTTCAGCGACGCCGAGGAGCAGCAGGGCGGTCTCGGCGAGAAGGCGCCGTGGCTGGTCGAGACCCGGCTCGCGGAACGCGGCGCGCGGCTGAGGACCGGCGCGCCCTGGTCCGACACCGTGATCGTCGACGGCAACCTGATCACCGGCCAGAATCCGCAGTCCAGCCTCAGCACCGCACAGCAGGTGCTCGCCGCCCTCGCGGACGCCTGACCCGACCCAGCGTGGACCCCCGCACCGGACCGGCCCGTCGCGGTGGCAGGCCGCGGCGGGTCCGCGCGGTCCGGTGGCTCCCGCCTCGGCGTGTGCGGCACCCACCGTCACACCGGAGGGCGCCGTGCTCGTCGGGACGGAACCATGGCGCCCCCCACGGGCGCTCGCCCCTACGCACGCTCGCCCTCGGCGGTGTCCGCCCGCCGGGGATCACGGGGGACAGCCCTTGGACCCCCCTACGCCGGGATGAGAACCGTCAGCCACTCCGCTTCGCGCGGCCGGTACCCGTGGCGGTCCCACAGCCCCGACACGATCGCCGGGACATGACCGGCCCCGTACACGACCGCCACCCGGATCGGCTCCGCGCCGCGCTCCGCGTCGATCCTGCCGAGCGCGTCGAGCAGTCGCCGGTCGCGTCTATCCGTCATGGCGTGCTCCACGGGATCGTCGGCCATCATCTCCGCCCGGAGCGTCGAGGGCAGGTCCTCGACCGCCAGGTCCTCGTCGAGGAACGCCCGCGGACCGCGCAGCGCGAACACCAGCCCCATCACCGGGGCCGCGACCATGAGCAGCACGTACATCCACCGCGGCAGTGTCTTCAGGTCCGCGATCGCCTCGGCCGCGGTCACATCAGGGTTGATCACCGGCACACCCTCGGGAAGCAGGAGATCGTCGCGCTGCTCCTGGAGGCCGTTGCGCCGCCGGCGCGGAGCGAAACGGTAGGCCAGCGTCAGGGCACTCACCCCGGCCGCTCGCCCGCGGATTCCCTCGAGCACTATGAGGTCGCACTCCCTCAGTCTGATGCGGACCTGGGAGTAGAACGTCGGCGAAGCCACATGCAGCATCGGGAAGATGACGAATTCAAGAGGGGTCCCCGTCCGTCTCATGGTGATCACGGCGGATCGGACGGCATACCCGGTCACTTCGATGATCTGCATGATGCCCCCCTGAGCCTCGCGCGGTCCCACCGTTCGCCCGTACGAGGACACGAGCCGGCCCGAGGCCGTGGTTCCCTCCCCGCGGCGGCAACCGCCGGCCGGGACAGCGCCGCCGACATGACCGACCGCCCGTCGGTCACGGAGGTGCGCGAGCACGGCCGCACCCGGTCCTACGACACCGTCGGCCCTTCCTCCCGCGGTACGGCGTATCCGGGCACGGAAGGCCATCGCACGGTCAGTACGACGGACTCCTCCTCGGCGGACCAGGAGTGATCCACCCCCCGGCCCCAGACGACATAGTCGCCCTGTTCCTCCAACAGCACGC
This region includes:
- a CDS encoding helix-turn-helix domain-containing protein, coding for MLEVLGLDQPAEALYIILVDNPPLSVDELCRRTGIEPEVAVAALVRLEDGGLISRLPGTPPWYTALPPDHALEVLLLARERDIHRVRALSERLTERHREARRSRDSTSLIQVVTGRDGVARCGQQLFKRAERELRGIDAPPYAQASDGERVNSATAVAGRSVRSRFIHARDTLSMPGVVARVEDDIAAGEEVRFLPEAPMKLIIADDQAALIPLLATPQVLDACILVHPSALLDALSTLFESLWEQAQPYLPGKPASVGPNEFVSDEERRIISLLAMGMSDEAIARQLGIGHRTVQRRVQTLLGRLGAASRFQAGVLAASRGWWQPDHEQRPSGPMALSGGPGHAGS
- a CDS encoding class I SAM-dependent methyltransferase, with amino-acid sequence MDRTVRTVEDVLTLLDGLFAGQDGPWATGDGVGFWDRFYADRSKPVPFFAAKPDESLAAHVERGVVTPGRVLDLGCGPGRNAVFLASRGFEVDAVDLSPTVLSWARDRAHEAGVDVRFVQGDAFRLVGTELTGPYDLVVDSGCFHHLPPHRRVSHLALLDRLLTPGGHLALTCFAAGAMGSELSDADLYRELRLQGGLAYTPESLRRIFSELTEVELRRMRDESPESDLFGEAFLWTALFRRDAATVSG
- a CDS encoding phosphatase PAP2 family protein; translation: MFSRIQSRIAFVVRHRPRAVLWATAGVATFGFLVALEITARWYGVPGPLTNQAREVVFAPHSGPLLYAGMALMMVVLTWRQRFVAAGAAVAVDFVFWVVRWAIDAPMNFGNGALWVILGCAVIAVTRRTGRDRALLLKGAGLGLLLIAGHKTGDTWLLITSKTRPAVLDPYLATADHALGNPSWVVGRLVEATGPIGTHVLGAVYGQLPLAAAIVALYQLRNVGVERRFPGHHLVRTFLAIGLLGPAIYMIFPVVGPVFAYGADGGHWAVANLWPATPVPVDVPHPIPFDAITPRNCMPSLHTAWATTLFLHSRKGPRILRYAGTFWLVATVCATLGFGYHYGVDLVAGVVFALTVEVAMRSFDRGWDRSGAGLVAHGVTVFAALLVSYRWLPMRMAAHPWVFGPLLLLAMGSVIHRYLRTTRSWDPEAAAPAQRPEPQLMQV
- a CDS encoding LysR family transcriptional regulator — translated: MTDLDLLTTFLEIYRRGSLTAAATARGISQPAVSGQLARLEDQLGDTLFTRSRNGAEPTDRAHEFARRIGPHLDGLRHALAEDTDEQDCRGTVRVGAASEFTAVRLLPTLAPLTRRGLRLRVTLDVAEPLLARLADGELDLVVSSARPSAKLRGLAAVPFVDEEFLLVGTPTAARSVDPRRLAEDPVAALAHLPLVTYADELPIIRRYWRSEFQRRPPNPVSVVVPDLRAVLAAVIADAGVSVLPRYLAEPALHAGSLEQLHRTQVPPLNTLYLVTRADLGEPAVRIVHRRLLDHASAWGPL
- a CDS encoding type 1 glutamine amidotransferase domain-containing protein gives rise to the protein MAKILMIISASDTLTLADGTAHPTGFWAEEVAASHRVLTEAGHQVDIATPGGARPTVDAISLDGRGGVEPEAAAAFRTYLESIDAVLATPLDLATVRAADYAVLYLPGGHAPMADLAASAELGTLLADADRRGGIITALCHGVAALLSAERPDGSFVFTGRALTGFSDAEEQQGGLGEKAPWLVETRLAERGARLRTGAPWSDTVIVDGNLITGQNPQSSLSTAQQVLAALADA